The following is a genomic window from Deinococcus sp. LM3.
GGCGTGCGCGGCGCAGGCGTGCGCGGCGCGCGCGGCCTGCTCGGGCGTGTGGGCGTGGGTCAGCGCGTGCAGGAACGCGCCGTTCCAGGCGTCCCCGGCGCCCGTGGTATCCAGGACGTCCGGGACGGGCGGGGCGGGAACGTGCTGCGGGTCCGCGTGTGGACTGCACAGCCACGCGCCGCCCGCGCCGGCCTTCAGGGCGACCGTCACGCCCAGCGCCGCGAAGGCCCGTGCGGCGCCCGGCGCGTCCACCGAGGTGTGGTCCAGCGCAGAGTGGTCCAGCAGCGCAGCGTCCGCCGGGAAGCTCGGCAGCAGCAGATCCACGAAGGGCAGCAGCTCATGCAGCGCGGCGCGGGCCGCGTCCAGCCCGGTTCCGTCACCTGCCCGGTCGGCCCACAGGCGCGGGCGGTAGTTCGGGTCGAACGCGACGCGCGTGCCGCACTGGCGGGCGAGCTGCGCGGCGTGCCGGGTGGCGGCCTGCGCCGAAGCGCTGATCGCCTGCGTGATGCCTGAGAGCAGCAGCGTCCGGCTGGCGGCGACGTACGCGGCGTCCACGTCGGCCGGACTCAGGTGAGTAGCGGCGCTGCCCGCGCGGCGGTACGTGAACTCGCGTTCGCCGTCCGCGTGCAGTGAGATGAAGTACACGCCGTTCTCGCCGTCCACCAGCGGCGCGTGGGTGACGTCGATCCCCTCGGCCTGCCATGCGCGGCGCAGTCCGTGGCCGAACGGGTCGCTGCCGACGCGGCTGATGAACCCACAGCGGCTCCCGAGCCGCGCGGCGCTCACCAGGGCGTTGAGGGTGTCCCCACCGCAGGCCCGCGTGAGCTGCAGGGCATCGCCGAGCGGGCCGTCCGCGCGCA
Proteins encoded in this region:
- a CDS encoding sugar kinase — protein: MTHPVHRPLDLIALGECMVELRADGPLGDALQLTRACGGDTLNALVSAARLGSRCGFISRVGSDPFGHGLRRAWQAEGIDVTHAPLVDGENGVYFISLHADGEREFTYRRAGSAATHLSPADVDAAYVAASRTLLLSGITQAISASAQAATRHAAQLARQCGTRVAFDPNYRPRLWADRAGDGTGLDAARAALHELLPFVDLLLPSFPADAALLDHSALDHTSVDAPGAARAFAALGVTVALKAGAGGAWLCSPHADPQHVPAPPVPDVLDTTGAGDAWNGAFLHALTHAHTPEQAARAAHACAAHAIRHRGALPPPPVPSRPHPETHA